The Oscillatoria sp. FACHB-1407 DNA segment TTTCATACCAAATTAGGTTTCAGAAGTCGGAGTTTTTCAAAAACCCCGACTTTTTGTTTTCATAAAAATGGGTTCTTCATGCTTGGCAAATTTTGGTAGAAACAACTATAATTCGGGAGTGAACCTTTGATTCTCCTAACCAAAACTCTGCCGTGTTTACTGCCGTTCGTCCTAATCCAACACTCAGTACGACTGCCGATCTGCCTCTGGATTTATTCGCTGCGATCCAGGACTTAAAACGTGAGATGAATGCCGTCATCTTGGCGCACTACTATCAAGACCCTGATATTCAAGACATTGCAGACTACATCGGGGATTCATTAGGGTTATCACGCCAAGCTGCCGCAACCGATGCTGAGGTCATCGTGTTTGCAGGGGTACATTTCATGGCAGAAACCGCCAAAATTCTCAATCCCGATAAGTTGGTCTTGTTACCTGACCTGAACGCCGGATGTTCTCTCGCCGATAGTTGCCCTGCCGATGCCTTTGCCCAATTCAAAGCGGCACATCCTAACCATCTCGTAGTGTCCTATGTGAACTGCACCGCTGAGATCAAGGCATTGAGCGACATTATCTGCACCAGTTCCAACGCGGTTGAGATTGTGCAGCAAATTCCTGCCGATCAGCCAATTATCTTTGCACCCGATCGCAATCTGGGGCGATATGTCATGGCACAAACCGGACGAGAGATGGTGCTGTGGGAAGGAAGCTGCATCGTTCACGAGACGTTTTCTGAGAGGAAGATTGTGCAGCTTAAAGTTCAGCATCCCACTGCTGAAGTGTTGGCTCATCCAGAATGTGAATCAACCGTTTTGCGCCATGCGGATTACATCGGTTCAACCACAGCCTTGCTAAAGCATTGCCAGCAGAGCCAGAGTTCAGCCTTCATCGTGGCGACTGAACCCGGTATTATCCACCAAATGCAGAAAAAAGCACCCGATAAGCAGTTTATTCCCGCTCCCCCGTTAAACCATTGCGCCTGTAACGAGTGCCCCCACATGCGGCTCAACACGCTTGAGAAGCTGTATCTCGCCATGAAAAACCGCACTCCCGAAATCACGCTGCCGGAATCAACTCGTTTGGCAGCTTTGCGCCCCATGCAACGGATGCTGGAGATGAGCCAGGGGATTAAGGGGTGAGGGAAAAAGAAGAGAGAAGAGAGAAAAAGAAATAAAGGCTAAAGGATGAAGGATAAAGGATAAAAAAGGGATGAAGGATCAAGAGAAGCTAGGAAGAGGCGATCGCACTACTCTCATGCTTTAGCCTTTGGCCTTCATCCTTCCATTTCCTATCCCTGAGCAAATTTCTCTAAACCATGCGTCAGGCAATCCACAATGCCCGGATCTTGTTTGAGGTCAGCGATCGCCTCTGCTTCAACTCGTTTGACGGTTTCTTGAGGTAAGCCCAACAGCCCAACAAGCTTGGTATAAGCAGCGGCTTCATCGGCGTTGATGGGGTCTTCATTGGGGGTGCGGGAACTGGACTGAATCACTTCGTAGCCCAATTTGAGCACCAATTCTTTCTCAGCATCCGTTTGTAGCTTGGGGGTCAACTCTTCCAGGGGAATGTTTTGCATCAAGTAGTCCTGGAGTTCCTGGCGGATGTGTTGCTGCTGGGGTGAGTCTGCTGCAAAGATGCCACTGAAGCGATCGAGCATGACATCAACTTCTTCTGCTGCCAGTTCGCTATCTGCCCAAGCCATCGAGGCAACGATGCGTAACAAATTCATCTGACGCGGCGAAATAGAGGGGGGTGGCGGTGTCTGAATCATGGAGGTTCCTCCTGGGTTACAGAGTGTGAGTAAATGCTTGTAACTGTGTCTAGAAGGCTATCACACAATTTTTGATAGACCCTCCACCGTAAGGGTTTTATAACGTCAGGAAATAGGGAGGGGAATGAAGAGTGGGGAATAGAGAATCGGAAGAGACGCGATTAATCGCGTCTGTACTGGGAAAAGAGCCACGATTAATCGCGTCTGTACTGAGAAAAGAGCCACGATTAATCGCGTCTGTACTGGGAAAAGAGCCACGATTAATCGCGTCTGTACTGGGAAAAGAGCCACGATTAATCGCGTCTGTACTGGGAAAAGAGCCACGATTAATCCATCTGGTAGGAAGCGCGATTAATTGCGTCCGTACATTGGGATCATTTCCCAAAATTAGGAGGGAATAATGGAAGCGTAAGCTCCTGCTTCCCCAATGAGTTGCGCTATGGTCAATTTGTATTCCTCGTCGTTGACATCCCTTCAGTTGTATGAGCACGCCCTTCAATGCCTTCACAACGGAGATTATCAGCAAGCCGTCACGCTGTTTGAGCAGGTGATTGAGGCAGAGCCAAATCG contains these protein-coding regions:
- the nadA gene encoding quinolinate synthase NadA: MFTAVRPNPTLSTTADLPLDLFAAIQDLKREMNAVILAHYYQDPDIQDIADYIGDSLGLSRQAAATDAEVIVFAGVHFMAETAKILNPDKLVLLPDLNAGCSLADSCPADAFAQFKAAHPNHLVVSYVNCTAEIKALSDIICTSSNAVEIVQQIPADQPIIFAPDRNLGRYVMAQTGREMVLWEGSCIVHETFSERKIVQLKVQHPTAEVLAHPECESTVLRHADYIGSTTALLKHCQQSQSSAFIVATEPGIIHQMQKKAPDKQFIPAPPLNHCACNECPHMRLNTLEKLYLAMKNRTPEITLPESTRLAALRPMQRMLEMSQGIKG
- a CDS encoding TerB family tellurite resistance protein, which codes for MQTPPPPSISPRQMNLLRIVASMAWADSELAAEEVDVMLDRFSGIFAADSPQQQHIRQELQDYLMQNIPLEELTPKLQTDAEKELVLKLGYEVIQSSSRTPNEDPINADEAAAYTKLVGLLGLPQETVKRVEAEAIADLKQDPGIVDCLTHGLEKFAQG